In Treponema vincentii, a single window of DNA contains:
- a CDS encoding adenylate/guanylate cyclase domain-containing protein — protein sequence MRVIEDEKLETVHKQTVEFPYKMQIVSLVIFVALIFLPFGMDKMDLVNHTRTPQLLYPFTVLFSGLVQQNFLFFYVSCFSFFLLPVAFLIIFISIFNKRITQNIVIISAFVAVTCYLAAAISGMTVFANTIRWFQSLSILVYMAFFLALTFHIFLISYGIALIKARNETYSAYKQLILESEKTEESDKQPENKEKLNIKRQVQELIDRIKDPEKKTHLKNKIAGVILIAIIIIISVFIYTDLKNYKLLLTQNVNTTGKNQAEQVAAIYGFSDGLHAKISAFLEGIKKTNASSPFPHRRVDIITTDSKEPVFLDKIDNTTVLPDFNVFSYTTEQGAVRNIPAEEKRITAEEAALYIKHFQNINTRSQPIYKADKRMCLYVHPITFSRKDGQRLVGFSVVTYMKEILDRPYFQAKVFIFALAAIFLYAAIIITLFLADFIAEPIIQLCVNIRKTTNILNEIFSGNAKIDAHKLVFDDNLKTRDEIKTLSKEIKNIITLVRGMLPYISFHTLRNAEKDVGSKSISRNLCFLFTDIRGFTKLCEKLPAREVILMLNRYLNIETKIIFDNGGDVDKYVGDEMMAFFAGPKKEINACKAAMEIREALYREQLAALKVGRETISLGIGINTGYVIFVPVGSETRKDFTSIGDTVNLAARLEGANKQYGSKTIISEAVYNNLGNAFICRELDYITVKGKTEVVRIFEVLQEAKKNTGDKIYDLKKLFETGLDYYRQRKWKTAEKYFLECVEKYNDKPAKVFLERIEHYRSSPPPADWKGVFVMRVK from the coding sequence ATGCGTGTAATCGAAGACGAAAAGTTAGAAACAGTACATAAACAGACCGTAGAGTTCCCCTACAAGATGCAAATTGTCTCTCTTGTTATTTTTGTTGCGCTGATATTCTTACCTTTTGGTATGGACAAAATGGATCTTGTTAATCATACGCGAACGCCGCAGCTTCTCTACCCTTTTACAGTTTTATTCTCCGGCTTAGTGCAACAAAATTTTCTATTTTTTTATGTAAGTTGTTTTTCATTTTTTTTACTGCCCGTAGCATTCCTCATAATATTTATATCAATCTTTAATAAGAGAATAACACAGAATATCGTTATTATCTCTGCATTTGTTGCTGTAACGTGCTATCTTGCGGCTGCCATCTCAGGGATGACGGTATTTGCAAACACCATACGCTGGTTCCAGTCGCTAAGTATTTTGGTGTATATGGCCTTTTTTTTGGCACTTACGTTCCATATTTTTTTAATCAGCTATGGCATTGCATTAATAAAAGCGAGAAATGAAACGTATTCCGCATACAAACAACTTATTTTAGAAAGTGAAAAAACAGAGGAGTCGGATAAACAGCCGGAAAACAAAGAAAAATTAAATATAAAACGACAAGTTCAAGAGTTGATCGATCGCATAAAGGATCCTGAAAAGAAGACACACCTAAAAAATAAAATAGCCGGCGTAATTCTTATCGCAATTATTATTATTATCTCAGTCTTTATTTATACGGATTTAAAGAACTATAAATTGCTTTTAACGCAAAATGTGAATACAACCGGTAAGAACCAAGCCGAACAAGTGGCGGCAATCTACGGATTTTCCGACGGGCTTCATGCAAAAATAAGCGCCTTTCTCGAAGGAATAAAAAAAACGAATGCATCTTCCCCGTTTCCGCACCGGCGCGTAGATATTATTACAACGGACAGTAAAGAACCGGTATTTCTTGATAAGATTGATAATACTACAGTGCTTCCCGATTTCAATGTATTCTCCTATACAACAGAACAAGGGGCGGTGCGCAATATACCCGCAGAAGAAAAACGCATTACTGCGGAAGAAGCTGCTCTTTACATAAAACATTTTCAAAATATAAATACCCGGAGCCAGCCTATTTATAAAGCGGACAAGCGGATGTGCCTTTATGTACACCCCATAACCTTTTCACGCAAAGACGGCCAAAGACTCGTCGGGTTTTCCGTCGTAACATATATGAAAGAGATACTTGACCGGCCATACTTCCAAGCAAAAGTATTTATCTTTGCACTTGCAGCTATTTTCTTGTATGCGGCGATAATTATTACACTTTTTCTTGCCGATTTTATTGCCGAGCCTATTATTCAGCTTTGTGTAAATATTAGAAAGACGACTAATATATTAAACGAAATATTTTCAGGAAATGCAAAGATCGATGCACACAAACTTGTGTTTGATGATAATCTTAAAACGCGTGACGAAATAAAAACGCTTTCAAAAGAAATAAAAAATATTATTACGCTTGTGCGTGGTATGCTTCCATATATTTCGTTCCATACTCTTAGAAATGCGGAAAAAGATGTCGGTTCCAAAAGTATCTCGCGAAATCTTTGTTTCCTTTTTACCGATATCAGAGGCTTTACAAAGCTTTGCGAAAAATTGCCGGCGAGAGAGGTCATATTGATGTTAAATCGCTACCTAAACATCGAAACTAAAATTATTTTTGATAACGGCGGCGATGTCGATAAGTATGTCGGAGACGAAATGATGGCTTTTTTTGCAGGTCCTAAAAAAGAGATCAACGCTTGTAAGGCAGCGATGGAAATACGGGAAGCACTCTATCGCGAACAGCTGGCAGCTCTAAAGGTAGGGAGAGAAACAATTTCTCTCGGCATCGGTATAAATACGGGCTACGTTATATTCGTCCCTGTCGGTTCCGAAACGAGAAAAGATTTCACTTCTATCGGTGATACGGTTAATTTGGCGGCACGGCTTGAAGGCGCAAATAAACAGTATGGATCAAAGACTATTATTTCTGAGGCTGTCTACAACAATCTGGGAAATGCATTTATTTGCCGTGAGCTTGATTATATAACGGTTAAAGGGAAAACGGAGGTTGTACGTATTTTTGAAGTGCTGCAAGAAGCTAAAAAAAATACCGGCGATAAAATTTATGATTTAAAAAAGCTTTTTGAAACGGGGCTTGACTATTATCGGCAGCGGAAATGGAAAACTGCCGAAAAATATTTTTTGGAATGCGTAGAAAAATATAACGATAAACCGGCAAAAGTTTTCTTAGAAAGAATCGAACATTATCGGAGTTCTCCGCCGCCCGCAGATTGGAAAGGCGTTTTCGTTATGCGAGTGAAATAA
- the recJ gene encoding single-stranded-DNA-specific exonuclease RecJ, which yields MNWEKKDIDPNVVRSMAQQYGCSPLVASILLRRGIAEGSEAFFHLENDLRYVHNPFLFVNMEDAVDRILDAKEEGERVLIFGDRDVDGITAVTVLYEALTDLGIPTTWRIPTGDEPYGLSCEAIDAHEADGGTLIITVDCGISNIQEVAYAAEKGIDVIVIDHHTPQDTLPDAAVIINCKVPDSGYPNEHLSGCATAWKVVTALRFGLLDIYKQQICLLNVRPVNDAFAVEAIHTVNLVETARITETIIPGMVPFSDTRLGRFLQGQQIFVWDKELQLKQLEKVFGKSVEFYVSDFRLECAKIAPQLAELSLLRLKNLSRIGKYNDTPMSELDGFFNIFITLVQQAHNMYGEKGKRELQLVALSLLADLMQLTGENRILVKQGLAAINAAPRAGLSELMIKQGLIGKHIGTNDIAWNITPVINATGRMGKPETAIRLFLEQNAAVRNELADAIIAMNEERKELGKTGWAIAEPIARESLAKYREKLTVVVSDKIHRGITGILSNRLADRFKVPSMVICLMEDGTAVGSLRSARGYRVLSLPEAYPDFFLDYGGHSFAAGFSLMQEKLAPFLKKVQEFTAAIEFDENSENPPLSIDAELPHDYLTPELLTVHDTFEPYGEGFPALQFAAKGIKIAAASIMGKTQPQHLRLTFDCGTYKWTAVYWQAADKLNVEFKIGDSIDAVFTLSRNTFNGNTVPQMVIQDMRKTGTGI from the coding sequence GTGAATTGGGAAAAAAAAGATATAGACCCTAATGTTGTCCGCTCCATGGCACAGCAATACGGCTGCAGCCCGCTTGTTGCATCCATTTTGCTGCGGCGCGGCATTGCCGAAGGGAGCGAGGCGTTTTTTCACCTTGAAAACGATCTGCGCTATGTGCATAATCCCTTTCTTTTTGTAAATATGGAGGATGCCGTTGACCGGATCCTCGATGCAAAGGAAGAAGGTGAGCGGGTGCTTATTTTCGGAGACCGTGATGTGGACGGGATTACTGCCGTTACCGTGCTCTACGAGGCGCTGACCGATTTAGGCATCCCGACGACATGGCGTATCCCCACCGGCGACGAACCGTACGGACTTTCCTGCGAAGCGATTGATGCGCATGAAGCCGACGGCGGTACCCTCATCATTACCGTAGACTGCGGTATTTCCAATATTCAAGAAGTCGCCTACGCTGCGGAGAAAGGAATTGATGTTATCGTTATCGATCATCATACCCCGCAGGATACGCTTCCCGATGCCGCAGTAATCATTAACTGTAAGGTGCCGGACTCAGGGTATCCCAACGAACATCTTTCCGGATGCGCTACGGCGTGGAAGGTTGTTACTGCCCTGCGCTTCGGACTTCTCGACATTTATAAACAGCAGATTTGCCTGTTAAATGTCCGCCCCGTCAACGATGCATTCGCAGTGGAAGCTATCCATACGGTCAATTTAGTTGAAACGGCTCGAATCACCGAAACGATTATCCCCGGTATGGTTCCGTTTTCAGATACTCGGCTCGGCAGATTTTTGCAGGGGCAGCAGATTTTTGTCTGGGATAAAGAGTTGCAGCTCAAGCAGCTGGAAAAAGTGTTCGGTAAGTCGGTTGAGTTTTATGTGAGTGATTTTAGACTTGAATGCGCAAAGATTGCGCCTCAGCTTGCCGAGTTAAGCCTTTTGCGGTTAAAGAATTTATCGCGGATTGGCAAGTACAACGACACGCCGATGTCCGAACTCGACGGCTTTTTCAATATCTTTATTACGCTCGTTCAACAAGCGCATAATATGTACGGTGAAAAAGGAAAGCGTGAATTACAGCTCGTCGCGCTTTCGCTGCTCGCAGACTTGATGCAGCTGACCGGAGAAAACCGGATATTGGTAAAGCAAGGCTTAGCAGCCATCAATGCCGCGCCGCGTGCCGGTCTTTCCGAGTTGATGATAAAACAGGGGCTTATCGGTAAGCACATCGGCACCAACGATATTGCGTGGAATATTACCCCCGTTATCAACGCAACCGGACGGATGGGTAAACCGGAAACGGCAATCCGGCTCTTCCTTGAGCAAAACGCAGCGGTACGCAATGAACTTGCAGATGCGATTATTGCAATGAACGAGGAGCGGAAAGAACTCGGAAAGACCGGCTGGGCAATTGCCGAACCGATTGCGCGGGAAAGTCTTGCAAAATATCGCGAAAAACTCACCGTTGTTGTAAGCGATAAAATCCATCGCGGCATTACCGGTATCCTTTCAAACCGGCTTGCAGATAGGTTTAAGGTGCCCAGCATGGTTATCTGTCTTATGGAAGACGGAACCGCAGTCGGTTCGCTTCGTTCCGCCCGCGGCTATCGGGTGCTTTCTTTGCCGGAAGCATATCCCGATTTTTTCCTCGACTATGGCGGTCACTCATTTGCGGCAGGCTTCAGCTTAATGCAAGAAAAACTTGCGCCGTTTTTAAAAAAAGTTCAGGAATTTACCGCTGCTATCGAATTTGACGAAAACTCTGAAAACCCTCCGCTTTCCATCGATGCGGAACTTCCGCATGACTATTTAACGCCCGAACTTTTAACCGTGCATGACACCTTTGAGCCCTATGGCGAAGGGTTCCCAGCGCTGCAATTTGCCGCTAAAGGAATAAAAATAGCCGCCGCCTCAATTATGGGTAAAACCCAACCGCAGCATTTGCGTCTTACGTTCGACTGCGGAACATATAAATGGACAGCGGTGTATTGGCAGGCAGCGGATAAATTGAACGTTGAATTTAAGATCGGTGACAGTATCGATGCCGTCTTCACGTTGAGCCGGAATACCTTTAACGGCAATACGGTGCCTCAAATGGTTATTCAGGATATGCGGAAGACGGGCACGGGTATTTAA
- a CDS encoding thymidine phosphorylase yields MRAVDIIMKKRGFRETGAGTLSREEIAFLVNGYVAGEIPDYQMAAWLMAVYFNGMTFNETAVLTDVMLHSGAVMDLSGIEGPFVDKHSTGGVGDKLSLPLAPIVAACGVKVPMMSGRALGHTGGTLDKLESITGYKTGLSVEQFRNYIKKTGFAMTGQTKEIVPADRLIYALRDVTATVESVPLITASILSKKVAEGAEALVFDVKCGSGAFMKTLPEAEALAKSLVGTGTAMGKKVIAMITNMYEPLGNAVGNFLEMEETYNVLKGTGPEDVTNLTLQLAGWMLVLGHKAASKEEGIQKAQEALRSGKALELFLENITLQGGNAEQFVAECGKRRSPHTCHIKAEQDGFIADIDAFKIGIAGVNLGVGRNKTTDAVCPDAGMILHKHAGDAVKKGDLIMDVYGKDAECLPAASDMIKTAIRYAAEKPQMRPLVFKEISAADL; encoded by the coding sequence ATGCGTGCAGTTGATATCATTATGAAAAAGCGCGGGTTTAGAGAAACCGGCGCAGGAACGCTCTCTCGGGAAGAAATTGCCTTTTTAGTGAACGGATATGTGGCCGGAGAGATTCCCGACTATCAAATGGCCGCATGGCTGATGGCGGTTTATTTTAACGGTATGACGTTTAATGAAACCGCCGTTCTTACCGACGTCATGCTGCATTCCGGAGCGGTTATGGACTTGTCGGGGATTGAAGGTCCCTTTGTCGACAAACACTCCACCGGCGGTGTCGGAGATAAACTTTCTTTACCGCTTGCACCTATCGTAGCCGCTTGCGGGGTGAAGGTTCCGATGATGAGCGGCCGCGCACTCGGGCACACCGGTGGTACGCTCGATAAGCTTGAATCGATTACCGGATATAAGACCGGCCTTTCCGTTGAACAATTCCGAAATTACATTAAAAAAACCGGCTTTGCAATGACGGGGCAGACAAAAGAGATTGTCCCTGCCGACCGGCTGATTTATGCCCTGCGCGATGTTACGGCAACCGTTGAATCGGTACCGCTCATTACGGCGAGTATTCTCTCCAAGAAAGTTGCAGAAGGCGCCGAAGCGCTGGTATTCGATGTCAAATGCGGAAGCGGCGCCTTTATGAAAACGCTGCCCGAAGCTGAAGCGCTCGCAAAGAGCCTTGTCGGTACCGGCACCGCGATGGGGAAAAAAGTTATCGCGATGATAACCAATATGTATGAGCCTTTAGGAAATGCAGTCGGTAACTTCTTGGAAATGGAAGAAACCTACAATGTTCTGAAAGGCACAGGGCCTGAGGATGTAACCAACTTAACATTACAGCTTGCAGGCTGGATGCTCGTGCTTGGTCATAAGGCTGCATCAAAAGAAGAAGGAATTCAAAAAGCGCAAGAGGCGCTTCGCAGCGGCAAAGCGCTTGAGCTGTTTTTAGAAAACATTACGCTGCAAGGCGGCAATGCAGAGCAGTTTGTGGCCGAATGCGGAAAGCGCCGCAGCCCGCACACCTGCCACATTAAAGCGGAACAGGACGGCTTTATCGCGGATATCGATGCGTTCAAAATCGGTATTGCCGGAGTTAATCTTGGGGTCGGCCGCAATAAAACTACCGATGCGGTGTGTCCCGATGCCGGTATGATTCTGCATAAGCACGCAGGCGATGCCGTAAAAAAAGGCGACCTCATCATGGACGTATACGGTAAGGATGCGGAGTGCCTTCCGGCTGCTTCCGATATGATCAAAACAGCGATACGGTATGCAGCGGAGAAGCCTCAAATGCGTCCGCTGGTATTTAAAGAAATTTCTGCGGCCGACTTATAG
- the thiD gene encoding bifunctional hydroxymethylpyrimidine kinase/phosphomethylpyrimidine kinase, which yields MVKLATIAGSDASGGAGLEADLKTFQEYGGYGMAAITLVATMNPHKDWSHEVFPIGEDSLRSQLETIFNGIGVDAAKTGMLATPYAIELAAEYLGKYKVENYVLDPVMICKGGNLPLNPEINELLIKKLLPLAKIITPNVFEAGQIAHIDTPSTLEEIKDAAKRIYDMGAPHVFIKGGSKLKDAETSIDVFYDGKDFRYLEAELIKTEWTHGCGCTVAAAITAGLGFGLEPYEAALRAKKFITLSLRNGFALNKWVGPGNPAAWRKAFN from the coding sequence ATGGTAAAATTAGCGACAATTGCCGGTTCCGATGCATCCGGAGGAGCAGGGCTTGAAGCGGATTTAAAAACATTTCAGGAGTATGGCGGATACGGTATGGCAGCGATTACTTTGGTTGCTACCATGAACCCCCATAAGGATTGGAGCCATGAGGTGTTCCCGATCGGTGAAGATTCACTGCGGTCACAGCTCGAAACCATTTTTAACGGTATCGGCGTTGATGCGGCAAAAACGGGAATGTTGGCAACTCCATACGCAATCGAACTTGCTGCCGAGTATCTCGGTAAATATAAGGTAGAAAACTATGTTCTTGATCCGGTAATGATCTGTAAAGGCGGGAATTTGCCGCTTAATCCGGAAATCAATGAGCTGTTGATTAAAAAACTGTTGCCGCTTGCAAAGATTATTACGCCGAATGTGTTTGAAGCAGGTCAGATTGCTCATATCGATACGCCTTCGACATTAGAAGAAATTAAAGATGCCGCAAAACGGATTTACGATATGGGCGCCCCGCATGTATTCATTAAGGGAGGCTCAAAATTGAAAGATGCAGAGACATCCATCGATGTTTTCTACGATGGTAAGGATTTCCGCTATCTCGAAGCTGAGCTGATTAAAACCGAATGGACTCACGGGTGCGGTTGTACCGTTGCCGCTGCAATTACTGCGGGCTTGGGTTTCGGGCTTGAACCGTATGAAGCAGCCCTCCGCGCAAAGAAATTTATCACGTTAAGTTTACGGAACGGTTTTGCCCTCAATAAATGGGTTGGCCCGGGTAATCCCGCCGCGTGGCGCAAGGCCTTCAATTAA
- a CDS encoding DUF1697 domain-containing protein, whose product MDYIALLRGINVGSSVKINMKELKTLFEQCGFSNVSTYINSGNVIFQSHDAKNSITENIEQALHITTGNEVKVLVKPKSEMVKIAKSIPCDWQNNDAQKTDVAYLFDSIDNENIINELPIRKEYIQLIYVKGALIWSVRREDYNKSHLNKVISHKVYKDMTIRNVNTARYLATC is encoded by the coding sequence ATGGATTATATAGCATTGCTCAGAGGTATCAATGTTGGAAGTTCTGTAAAAATTAATATGAAAGAATTGAAAACATTATTTGAGCAATGCGGTTTTTCAAACGTTTCAACATATATCAATTCCGGAAATGTCATTTTTCAATCACATGACGCGAAAAATAGTATCACAGAGAATATTGAACAAGCATTGCATATAACGACCGGGAATGAAGTAAAAGTATTAGTAAAACCAAAAAGTGAGATGGTAAAAATAGCAAAGAGCATCCCCTGTGATTGGCAAAATAATGATGCTCAAAAGACTGATGTAGCCTATTTATTTGACTCAATAGATAATGAAAACATAATAAATGAATTACCAATAAGAAAAGAATATATACAATTAATATATGTTAAGGGTGCGTTAATCTGGAGTGTTCGGCGAGAAGATTATAATAAAAGCCATTTAAATAAAGTAATATCGCATAAAGTATATAAAGATATGACAATACGAAATGTTAATACGGCTCGATATCTTGCAACGTGCTAA
- a CDS encoding ATP-binding protein, protein MANPKLFRTIDKAVSEYNMIEEDDRILIAASGGKDSTALAEYFAARLHRRHPVFEAAALHIATDIGSAFAPELAERFKNWGIELNIKTISVLERLKTGKKMNCWWCSSQRRLELSKYAQEHGFNKIALGHHLDDILETALMNALTKGELAAMPPVLKFDKFPLTFIRPLCLADIPMIIRHAEMQGYISSTCTCSYQDNSGRKTARSRLDKLTDGNYELKRKLFDALRNVNTAYLP, encoded by the coding sequence ATGGCAAACCCTAAACTATTTAGAACAATTGATAAAGCTGTTTCCGAATATAATATGATAGAAGAAGACGATCGTATTTTGATTGCCGCTTCCGGCGGGAAAGATTCGACCGCTCTTGCAGAATATTTTGCAGCACGGCTCCATCGCCGGCATCCGGTTTTTGAAGCCGCCGCACTTCATATCGCCACGGATATCGGGTCAGCGTTCGCGCCTGAATTGGCGGAGCGGTTTAAAAACTGGGGAATTGAGTTAAATATTAAAACCATTTCGGTGCTTGAGCGGCTTAAAACCGGCAAAAAGATGAACTGCTGGTGGTGTTCCAGTCAGCGCCGGTTGGAGCTGAGCAAATACGCGCAGGAGCACGGTTTTAATAAAATTGCGCTCGGCCACCACTTGGACGATATCCTCGAAACGGCACTAATGAATGCACTGACAAAGGGAGAGCTTGCAGCAATGCCTCCGGTACTGAAGTTCGATAAATTTCCATTGACCTTTATACGCCCGCTCTGCCTTGCCGACATTCCGATGATTATCCGTCATGCAGAAATGCAGGGGTATATTTCTTCTACCTGTACATGCAGCTATCAGGATAATTCAGGCAGAAAAACCGCTCGTTCTCGCTTGGATAAGCTTACGGACGGTAACTATGAGTTAAAGCGTAAGCTCTTTGATGCGTTGCGGAATGTTAATACAGCATACCTACCCTAG
- a CDS encoding transcriptional regulator — MMSKHTLAMLQQIAHGIAIHFGNNCEVLVHDLTADYTNSSIVIIENGTVTMRKIGDGPSHVVLEALHSDHKTLEDKLSYLTKTKDGRILKSSSMFIRGENNAIEAVFSINLDITPMQMAENVLQQLISPISAKNEPENIPQNVNDLLDELIEQSVRIVGKPVALMNKEDKIAAIKFLNGSGAFLITKSGDKISTYFGISKYTLYSYIDAGASGHQ, encoded by the coding sequence ATGATGTCCAAACACACTCTTGCGATGCTGCAGCAAATCGCACACGGTATCGCTATCCACTTTGGTAATAATTGTGAAGTACTTGTGCATGATCTCACCGCCGACTATACCAATAGTTCAATTGTCATTATAGAAAACGGTACTGTTACGATGCGGAAAATTGGCGACGGGCCGTCTCATGTAGTGCTTGAGGCGTTGCATAGTGATCATAAAACGCTGGAAGATAAGCTCAGTTATCTGACAAAAACGAAGGATGGGCGCATTCTTAAATCGAGCAGTATGTTTATCAGAGGCGAAAATAATGCAATCGAGGCAGTGTTTTCGATTAATCTTGATATTACACCGATGCAGATGGCAGAGAACGTGTTGCAGCAGCTGATTTCGCCTATCAGTGCTAAAAATGAACCTGAAAATATTCCGCAGAATGTCAACGATCTATTGGACGAACTTATCGAACAGTCTGTCCGTATTGTGGGTAAACCGGTTGCATTGATGAATAAAGAAGACAAGATCGCAGCGATTAAGTTTTTAAATGGATCCGGTGCTTTTTTAATTACAAAATCCGGCGATAAAATTTCAACCTACTTCGGCATTTCCAAATACACACTCTATAGCTATATAGACGCCGGTGCAAGCGGGCATCAATAA
- a CDS encoding tetratricopeptide repeat protein has translation MQKLYRYGLLCIGFCLVVMVSSCISTASAGKNTTRNNQNPNRDERDILLIFTGSDWSKEAKDFSKNILTESCKTELAQLYAVRFIDLLHNPSENEREAAQKNYLLFSEYAVPDIPFIILQTAEQDMYASAVIEADIKTEAQLIEKIKALTAQRTKVIEARKHINTTKGQEKARAIDTFLNTVGNAEAHRYDSLRMQVPALDPDNRSGLKGKYVLMSADIRAKSFAQQGNYLKASDEYKAAAETGDLSPAELQLAWYLAAYSYLMTENTESETAIEYLHKAIEADPQNAAVQRLNQAIHKLQNDVQLKK, from the coding sequence ATGCAAAAATTATATCGATATGGATTACTATGTATCGGCTTCTGCCTTGTTGTTATGGTGAGTAGCTGTATTTCTACCGCCTCAGCAGGAAAGAACACCACGAGAAATAACCAAAACCCTAATAGGGATGAAAGAGATATACTGCTTATCTTTACCGGTTCCGATTGGTCAAAGGAAGCAAAAGATTTTTCCAAAAACATTCTTACCGAATCATGCAAAACGGAATTGGCGCAGCTCTATGCCGTCCGCTTTATCGACTTGCTGCATAACCCTTCGGAAAATGAACGGGAAGCAGCTCAAAAGAACTATCTGTTGTTTTCCGAATATGCAGTACCTGATATCCCTTTTATCATACTGCAAACAGCCGAACAGGATATGTATGCCTCTGCTGTTATAGAAGCGGATATAAAAACCGAAGCTCAGCTAATAGAAAAAATTAAAGCATTGACTGCGCAGCGGACGAAGGTGATTGAGGCACGAAAGCATATCAATACTACAAAAGGACAGGAAAAAGCACGAGCAATTGACACCTTTTTAAACACGGTCGGCAATGCAGAAGCACACCGCTATGATTCTCTGCGTATGCAAGTACCGGCGCTCGATCCCGATAATCGATCCGGCTTAAAAGGAAAATACGTGTTGATGAGTGCCGACATACGGGCAAAGAGCTTTGCACAGCAGGGGAATTACCTTAAAGCGAGCGATGAATATAAAGCCGCCGCAGAAACCGGCGACCTTTCACCTGCCGAATTACAGTTAGCGTGGTACTTAGCGGCTTATTCCTACTTAATGACGGAAAATACTGAGTCGGAAACCGCTATCGAGTATTTACACAAAGCTATCGAAGCAGACCCTCAAAATGCCGCGGTGCAACGACTCAATCAGGCAATACATAAGTTGCAAAATGATGTTCAGTTAAAAAAATAA
- a CDS encoding OmpA family protein translates to MAEYQYIGKKKYNGTDTHYVKAVFALRYHGEDHLGDADMLRSEGSRTADIYLDDRNRPLFIREKIDETFFYKGAESIRQRGFLLHFYNYGQHTVYNGGSVPTTALLDHSKNPVKPESSNKERIKDKGDGIFNVQETPRGILLNLKNLHFVADKAELLHGEDKKLDEIAAVLKTLTFKNLFVEGHTADVGDKSTQHGLSLRRAKTVVDELTKRGIPSGVFIYSGAGGSKPISSNTTEAERALNRRVEITIME, encoded by the coding sequence TTGGCTGAATATCAATACATCGGCAAAAAGAAGTACAATGGAACCGATACTCATTATGTAAAGGCAGTATTCGCCTTGCGGTACCACGGTGAAGATCATTTAGGGGATGCTGATATGCTTCGTTCGGAAGGAAGCAGAACGGCGGATATTTATCTGGATGATCGGAATCGCCCGCTCTTTATTCGGGAAAAAATCGATGAAACATTTTTCTATAAGGGTGCTGAATCGATTCGGCAGCGCGGCTTTTTACTGCACTTTTACAATTACGGGCAGCATACCGTTTACAACGGTGGTTCCGTACCGACAACGGCATTACTTGATCACTCCAAGAATCCGGTGAAACCGGAGAGCTCAAACAAGGAGCGCATAAAAGATAAGGGAGACGGTATTTTTAATGTGCAGGAAACACCGCGCGGCATATTATTAAATTTGAAAAATTTACATTTCGTTGCGGATAAGGCGGAGTTGTTACATGGAGAGGATAAAAAACTCGATGAAATAGCCGCCGTATTAAAAACGCTAACCTTTAAAAACCTTTTTGTTGAAGGCCATACTGCTGATGTCGGTGACAAAAGCACCCAACACGGGCTGTCCCTCCGGCGGGCAAAAACGGTTGTCGATGAACTGACCAAACGCGGCATCCCGTCCGGTGTATTCATCTATAGCGGAGCAGGTGGCTCAAAGCCGATCTCATCGAATACAACCGAAGCGGAACGCGCACTAAACCGGCGTGTCGAAATCACTATCATGGAGTAA
- a CDS encoding helix-turn-helix domain-containing protein: MEEVNVFESIMNGLSESLEYAKGKPNKARKITITIADLPSYHCKEIKQIREELNLTQKNFACVLGVSPKTVEAWEAGRNVPQGMAQRFLQMLQLGGKKMLQDFKVIDFAR; this comes from the coding sequence ATGGAAGAAGTTAATGTATTTGAAAGTATTATGAATGGACTTTCAGAAAGTCTTGAGTATGCAAAAGGAAAACCCAATAAGGCGCGGAAAATAACCATAACTATTGCAGACTTACCTTCATATCATTGTAAAGAAATAAAGCAGATTAGAGAGGAGTTAAATCTTACACAGAAAAATTTTGCTTGTGTGCTTGGCGTATCTCCAAAAACTGTAGAGGCTTGGGAAGCAGGTAGAAATGTACCGCAGGGTATGGCTCAAAGATTTTTACAGATGCTTCAATTGGGCGGAAAAAAAATGCTGCAGGATTTTAAGGTCATTGATTTTGCAAGATAG